A single window of Colletes latitarsis isolate SP2378_abdomen chromosome 6, iyColLati1, whole genome shotgun sequence DNA harbors:
- the Hig gene encoding locomotion-related protein hikaru genki isoform X3: MFIETERRKNWKLFEHAYRRATLLTTRHFLLLLVLTTAGFCDAKQQQKQQADVDGFQRGCKLEGLHPLLIVTYKNIAISVDKITVSHGERVTIRCREIGKYKLIGDSLLHCRNASWVGKLPSCTPTTAISNYTGETEDVPPTIVFGLPAGSAAVEPSGALAVFPGSILHLECLFDRKLGNPEWTWTSTFRQYLTGWAIAARERDWKYRLSIYYAKTQDSGVYTCSTPRGLSNSIRVIVVDVQCPVLSLPEPPLIGKIQGARMGHGAVFECPVGYRLEGAAGITCQYNGKWSGDMPRCETIECPPMNTFTDTWLQLLEYNNTFGGRAVFACMWGHKLSGLQSIECKGDGSWSGDMPSCTEITCPAPSIPKSGRIVEQTHRHGSSGRKQQRRSRVHKAGALVRFACLPGHQLLGEASIICTENGTWSHSSPVCKVRCSYPGDPPHGRIAPLKFWYKPGDNIQVTCSPGYVTPLEPVRKPTCRENGIWSAPPPPCRSYKDV, from the exons ATGTTCATCGAGACGGAAAGAAGAAAGAATTGGAAATTGTTTGAGCATGCATACCGTCGCGCGACGCTGTTAACAACGAGACATTTTCTTTTGTTACTCGTTCTAACTACGGCTGGATTTTGCGatgcaaaacaacaacaaaaacaaCAGGCAG ATGTTGACGGATTCCAACGAGGTTGCAAACTCGAAGGTCTGCACCCACTTTTGATCGTTACGTACAAAAATATCGCGATATCC GTAGATAAAATTACGGTATCGCATGGAGAACGGGTGACGATAAGATGCAGGGAAATCGGGAAATACAAGCTTATCGGCGATTCCTTGTTGCATTGccgtaacgcaagttgggttggAAAACTACCTTCCTGCACTCCGACAACGGCAATTTCAAATTATACCG GAGAAACAGAAGACGTACCGCCAACGATCGTGTTCGGATTACCGGCAGGTTCGGCTGCCGTTGAACCGTCGGGTGCCCTTGCAGTCTTTCCAGGAAGCATTCTTCATTTAGAGTGTCTTTTCGATAGAAAACTTGGTAATCCGGAGTGGACTTGGACATCGACGTTTCGTCAATATTTAACCG GATGGGCGATCGCCGCTCGCGAACGAGACTGGAAGTATCGACTATCGATATATTACGCGAAAACTCAAGATTCCGGTGTCTACACATGCTCGACACCCCGCGGACTATCAAACTCGATCCGCGTTATCGTCGTGG ATGTTCAGTGCCCGGTTCTGAGCCTTCCCGAACCGCCGCTGATCGGAAAGATCCAAGGAGCACGAATGGGTCACGGAGCAGTATTCGAATGTCCTGTTGGTTACAGACTGGAAGGTGCCGCTGGTATAACCTGCCAATACAATG GTAAATGGTCCGGCGATATGCCACGATGCGAGACTATCGAATGTCCGCCTATGAACACGTTCACCGACACGTGGTTGCAACTTCTCGAGTACAATAATACCTTTGGCGGTAGAGCTGTGTTTGCTTGTATGTGGGGCCATAAATTATCGGGATTGCAGAGCATAGAATGCAAAGGGGATGGTTCGTGGAGCGGAGATATGCCCAGTTGCACGG AAATTACCTGCCCGGCACCCTCGATACCAAAGAGTGGACGGATCGTCGAGCAAACGCATCGCCATGGATCCTCGGGAAGGAAACAACAGCGTCGGAGCCGCGTGCACAAGGCCGGTGCCCTCGTAAGATTCGCTTGCTTGCCGGGGCACCAACTGTTGGGCGAGGCCTCTATAATATGCACCGAAAATGGAACGTGGTCTCACTCGTCGCCAGTTT GCAAAGTAAGATGCTCTTATCCTGGCGATCCACCTCACGGACGAATCGCACCACTCAAGTTCTGGTACAAACCTGGCGATAATATACAG GTAACCTGCTCGCCTGGATACGTGACACCTTTGGAGCCTGTACGGAAACCAACGTGCCGAGAAAATGGCATATGGAGTGCACCACCTCCCCCTTGCAGATCGTACAAAGACGTTTGA
- the Hig gene encoding locomotion-related protein hikaru genki isoform X5, whose translation MFIETERRKNWKLFEHAYRRATLLTTRHFLLLLVLTTAGFCDAKQQQKQQADVDGFQRGCKLEGLHPLLIVTYKNIAISVDKITVSHGERVTIRCREIGKYKLIGDSLLHCRNASWVGKLPSCTPTTAISNYTEDVPPTIVFGLPAGSAAVEPSGALAVFPGSILHLECLFDRKLGNPEWTWTSTFRQYLTGWAIAARERDWKYRLSIYYAKTQDSGVYTCSTPRGLSNSIRVIVVDVQCPVLSLPEPPLIGKIQGARMGHGAVFECPVGYRLEGAAGITCQYNGKWSGDMPRCETIECPPMNTFTDTWLQLLEYNNTFGGRAVFACMWGHKLSGLQSIECKGDGSWSGDMPSCTEITCPAPSIPKSGRIVEQTHRHGSSGRKQQRRSRVHKAGALVRFACLPGHQLLGEASIICTENGTWSHSSPVCKVRCSYPGDPPHGRIAPLKFWYKPGDNIQVTCSPGYVTPLEPVRKPTCRENGIWSAPPPPCRSYKDV comes from the exons ATGTTCATCGAGACGGAAAGAAGAAAGAATTGGAAATTGTTTGAGCATGCATACCGTCGCGCGACGCTGTTAACAACGAGACATTTTCTTTTGTTACTCGTTCTAACTACGGCTGGATTTTGCGatgcaaaacaacaacaaaaacaaCAGGCAG ATGTTGACGGATTCCAACGAGGTTGCAAACTCGAAGGTCTGCACCCACTTTTGATCGTTACGTACAAAAATATCGCGATATCC GTAGATAAAATTACGGTATCGCATGGAGAACGGGTGACGATAAGATGCAGGGAAATCGGGAAATACAAGCTTATCGGCGATTCCTTGTTGCATTGccgtaacgcaagttgggttggAAAACTACCTTCCTGCACTCCGACAACGGCAATTTCAAATTATACCG AAGACGTACCGCCAACGATCGTGTTCGGATTACCGGCAGGTTCGGCTGCCGTTGAACCGTCGGGTGCCCTTGCAGTCTTTCCAGGAAGCATTCTTCATTTAGAGTGTCTTTTCGATAGAAAACTTGGTAATCCGGAGTGGACTTGGACATCGACGTTTCGTCAATATTTAACCG GATGGGCGATCGCCGCTCGCGAACGAGACTGGAAGTATCGACTATCGATATATTACGCGAAAACTCAAGATTCCGGTGTCTACACATGCTCGACACCCCGCGGACTATCAAACTCGATCCGCGTTATCGTCGTGG ATGTTCAGTGCCCGGTTCTGAGCCTTCCCGAACCGCCGCTGATCGGAAAGATCCAAGGAGCACGAATGGGTCACGGAGCAGTATTCGAATGTCCTGTTGGTTACAGACTGGAAGGTGCCGCTGGTATAACCTGCCAATACAATG GTAAATGGTCCGGCGATATGCCACGATGCGAGACTATCGAATGTCCGCCTATGAACACGTTCACCGACACGTGGTTGCAACTTCTCGAGTACAATAATACCTTTGGCGGTAGAGCTGTGTTTGCTTGTATGTGGGGCCATAAATTATCGGGATTGCAGAGCATAGAATGCAAAGGGGATGGTTCGTGGAGCGGAGATATGCCCAGTTGCACGG AAATTACCTGCCCGGCACCCTCGATACCAAAGAGTGGACGGATCGTCGAGCAAACGCATCGCCATGGATCCTCGGGAAGGAAACAACAGCGTCGGAGCCGCGTGCACAAGGCCGGTGCCCTCGTAAGATTCGCTTGCTTGCCGGGGCACCAACTGTTGGGCGAGGCCTCTATAATATGCACCGAAAATGGAACGTGGTCTCACTCGTCGCCAGTTT GCAAAGTAAGATGCTCTTATCCTGGCGATCCACCTCACGGACGAATCGCACCACTCAAGTTCTGGTACAAACCTGGCGATAATATACAG GTAACCTGCTCGCCTGGATACGTGACACCTTTGGAGCCTGTACGGAAACCAACGTGCCGAGAAAATGGCATATGGAGTGCACCACCTCCCCCTTGCAGATCGTACAAAGACGTTTGA
- the Hig gene encoding locomotion-related protein hikaru genki isoform X1, with protein sequence MFIETERRKNWKLFEHAYRRATLLTTRHFLLLLVLTTAGFCDAKQQQKQQADVDGFQRGCKLEGLHPLLIVTYKNIAISVDKITVSHGERVTIRCREIGKYKLIGDSLLHCRNASWVGKLPSCTPTTAISNYTGETEDVPPTIVFGLPAGSAAVEPSGALAVFPGSILHLECLFDRKLGNPEWTWTSTFRQYLTGWAIAARERDWKYRLSIYYAKTQDSGVYTCSTPRGLSNSIRVIVVDVQCPVLSLPEPPLIGKIQGARMGHGAVFECPVGYRLEGAAGITCQYNVCAGKWSGDMPRCETIECPPMNTFTDTWLQLLEYNNTFGGRAVFACMWGHKLSGLQSIECKGDGSWSGDMPSCTEITCPAPSIPKSGRIVEQTHRHGSSGRKQQRRSRVHKAGALVRFACLPGHQLLGEASIICTENGTWSHSSPVCKVRCSYPGDPPHGRIAPLKFWYKPGDNIQVTCSPGYVTPLEPVRKPTCRENGIWSAPPPPCRSYKDV encoded by the exons ATGTTCATCGAGACGGAAAGAAGAAAGAATTGGAAATTGTTTGAGCATGCATACCGTCGCGCGACGCTGTTAACAACGAGACATTTTCTTTTGTTACTCGTTCTAACTACGGCTGGATTTTGCGatgcaaaacaacaacaaaaacaaCAGGCAG ATGTTGACGGATTCCAACGAGGTTGCAAACTCGAAGGTCTGCACCCACTTTTGATCGTTACGTACAAAAATATCGCGATATCC GTAGATAAAATTACGGTATCGCATGGAGAACGGGTGACGATAAGATGCAGGGAAATCGGGAAATACAAGCTTATCGGCGATTCCTTGTTGCATTGccgtaacgcaagttgggttggAAAACTACCTTCCTGCACTCCGACAACGGCAATTTCAAATTATACCG GAGAAACAGAAGACGTACCGCCAACGATCGTGTTCGGATTACCGGCAGGTTCGGCTGCCGTTGAACCGTCGGGTGCCCTTGCAGTCTTTCCAGGAAGCATTCTTCATTTAGAGTGTCTTTTCGATAGAAAACTTGGTAATCCGGAGTGGACTTGGACATCGACGTTTCGTCAATATTTAACCG GATGGGCGATCGCCGCTCGCGAACGAGACTGGAAGTATCGACTATCGATATATTACGCGAAAACTCAAGATTCCGGTGTCTACACATGCTCGACACCCCGCGGACTATCAAACTCGATCCGCGTTATCGTCGTGG ATGTTCAGTGCCCGGTTCTGAGCCTTCCCGAACCGCCGCTGATCGGAAAGATCCAAGGAGCACGAATGGGTCACGGAGCAGTATTCGAATGTCCTGTTGGTTACAGACTGGAAGGTGCCGCTGGTATAACCTGCCAATACAATG TTTGCGCAGGTAAATGGTCCGGCGATATGCCACGATGCGAGACTATCGAATGTCCGCCTATGAACACGTTCACCGACACGTGGTTGCAACTTCTCGAGTACAATAATACCTTTGGCGGTAGAGCTGTGTTTGCTTGTATGTGGGGCCATAAATTATCGGGATTGCAGAGCATAGAATGCAAAGGGGATGGTTCGTGGAGCGGAGATATGCCCAGTTGCACGG AAATTACCTGCCCGGCACCCTCGATACCAAAGAGTGGACGGATCGTCGAGCAAACGCATCGCCATGGATCCTCGGGAAGGAAACAACAGCGTCGGAGCCGCGTGCACAAGGCCGGTGCCCTCGTAAGATTCGCTTGCTTGCCGGGGCACCAACTGTTGGGCGAGGCCTCTATAATATGCACCGAAAATGGAACGTGGTCTCACTCGTCGCCAGTTT GCAAAGTAAGATGCTCTTATCCTGGCGATCCACCTCACGGACGAATCGCACCACTCAAGTTCTGGTACAAACCTGGCGATAATATACAG GTAACCTGCTCGCCTGGATACGTGACACCTTTGGAGCCTGTACGGAAACCAACGTGCCGAGAAAATGGCATATGGAGTGCACCACCTCCCCCTTGCAGATCGTACAAAGACGTTTGA
- the Hig gene encoding locomotion-related protein hikaru genki isoform X6, whose product MFIETERRKNWKLFEHAYRRATLLTTRHFLLLLVLTTAGFCDAKQQQKQQADVDGFQRGCKLEGLHPLLIVTYKNIAISVDKITVSHGERVTIRCREIGKYKLIGDSLLHCRNASWVGKLPSCTPTTAISNYTGSAAVEPSGALAVFPGSILHLECLFDRKLGNPEWTWTSTFRQYLTGWAIAARERDWKYRLSIYYAKTQDSGVYTCSTPRGLSNSIRVIVVDVQCPVLSLPEPPLIGKIQGARMGHGAVFECPVGYRLEGAAGITCQYNVCAGKWSGDMPRCETIECPPMNTFTDTWLQLLEYNNTFGGRAVFACMWGHKLSGLQSIECKGDGSWSGDMPSCTEITCPAPSIPKSGRIVEQTHRHGSSGRKQQRRSRVHKAGALVRFACLPGHQLLGEASIICTENGTWSHSSPVCKVRCSYPGDPPHGRIAPLKFWYKPGDNIQVTCSPGYVTPLEPVRKPTCRENGIWSAPPPPCRSYKDV is encoded by the exons ATGTTCATCGAGACGGAAAGAAGAAAGAATTGGAAATTGTTTGAGCATGCATACCGTCGCGCGACGCTGTTAACAACGAGACATTTTCTTTTGTTACTCGTTCTAACTACGGCTGGATTTTGCGatgcaaaacaacaacaaaaacaaCAGGCAG ATGTTGACGGATTCCAACGAGGTTGCAAACTCGAAGGTCTGCACCCACTTTTGATCGTTACGTACAAAAATATCGCGATATCC GTAGATAAAATTACGGTATCGCATGGAGAACGGGTGACGATAAGATGCAGGGAAATCGGGAAATACAAGCTTATCGGCGATTCCTTGTTGCATTGccgtaacgcaagttgggttggAAAACTACCTTCCTGCACTCCGACAACGGCAATTTCAAATTATACCG GTTCGGCTGCCGTTGAACCGTCGGGTGCCCTTGCAGTCTTTCCAGGAAGCATTCTTCATTTAGAGTGTCTTTTCGATAGAAAACTTGGTAATCCGGAGTGGACTTGGACATCGACGTTTCGTCAATATTTAACCG GATGGGCGATCGCCGCTCGCGAACGAGACTGGAAGTATCGACTATCGATATATTACGCGAAAACTCAAGATTCCGGTGTCTACACATGCTCGACACCCCGCGGACTATCAAACTCGATCCGCGTTATCGTCGTGG ATGTTCAGTGCCCGGTTCTGAGCCTTCCCGAACCGCCGCTGATCGGAAAGATCCAAGGAGCACGAATGGGTCACGGAGCAGTATTCGAATGTCCTGTTGGTTACAGACTGGAAGGTGCCGCTGGTATAACCTGCCAATACAATG TTTGCGCAGGTAAATGGTCCGGCGATATGCCACGATGCGAGACTATCGAATGTCCGCCTATGAACACGTTCACCGACACGTGGTTGCAACTTCTCGAGTACAATAATACCTTTGGCGGTAGAGCTGTGTTTGCTTGTATGTGGGGCCATAAATTATCGGGATTGCAGAGCATAGAATGCAAAGGGGATGGTTCGTGGAGCGGAGATATGCCCAGTTGCACGG AAATTACCTGCCCGGCACCCTCGATACCAAAGAGTGGACGGATCGTCGAGCAAACGCATCGCCATGGATCCTCGGGAAGGAAACAACAGCGTCGGAGCCGCGTGCACAAGGCCGGTGCCCTCGTAAGATTCGCTTGCTTGCCGGGGCACCAACTGTTGGGCGAGGCCTCTATAATATGCACCGAAAATGGAACGTGGTCTCACTCGTCGCCAGTTT GCAAAGTAAGATGCTCTTATCCTGGCGATCCACCTCACGGACGAATCGCACCACTCAAGTTCTGGTACAAACCTGGCGATAATATACAG GTAACCTGCTCGCCTGGATACGTGACACCTTTGGAGCCTGTACGGAAACCAACGTGCCGAGAAAATGGCATATGGAGTGCACCACCTCCCCCTTGCAGATCGTACAAAGACGTTTGA
- the Hig gene encoding locomotion-related protein hikaru genki isoform X2 produces the protein MFIETERRKNWKLFEHAYRRATLLTTRHFLLLLVLTTAGFCDAKQQQKQQADVDGFQRGCKLEGLHPLLIVTYKNIAISVDKITVSHGERVTIRCREIGKYKLIGDSLLHCRNASWVGKLPSCTPTTAISNYTETEDVPPTIVFGLPAGSAAVEPSGALAVFPGSILHLECLFDRKLGNPEWTWTSTFRQYLTGWAIAARERDWKYRLSIYYAKTQDSGVYTCSTPRGLSNSIRVIVVDVQCPVLSLPEPPLIGKIQGARMGHGAVFECPVGYRLEGAAGITCQYNVCAGKWSGDMPRCETIECPPMNTFTDTWLQLLEYNNTFGGRAVFACMWGHKLSGLQSIECKGDGSWSGDMPSCTEITCPAPSIPKSGRIVEQTHRHGSSGRKQQRRSRVHKAGALVRFACLPGHQLLGEASIICTENGTWSHSSPVCKVRCSYPGDPPHGRIAPLKFWYKPGDNIQVTCSPGYVTPLEPVRKPTCRENGIWSAPPPPCRSYKDV, from the exons ATGTTCATCGAGACGGAAAGAAGAAAGAATTGGAAATTGTTTGAGCATGCATACCGTCGCGCGACGCTGTTAACAACGAGACATTTTCTTTTGTTACTCGTTCTAACTACGGCTGGATTTTGCGatgcaaaacaacaacaaaaacaaCAGGCAG ATGTTGACGGATTCCAACGAGGTTGCAAACTCGAAGGTCTGCACCCACTTTTGATCGTTACGTACAAAAATATCGCGATATCC GTAGATAAAATTACGGTATCGCATGGAGAACGGGTGACGATAAGATGCAGGGAAATCGGGAAATACAAGCTTATCGGCGATTCCTTGTTGCATTGccgtaacgcaagttgggttggAAAACTACCTTCCTGCACTCCGACAACGGCAATTTCAAATTATACCG AAACAGAAGACGTACCGCCAACGATCGTGTTCGGATTACCGGCAGGTTCGGCTGCCGTTGAACCGTCGGGTGCCCTTGCAGTCTTTCCAGGAAGCATTCTTCATTTAGAGTGTCTTTTCGATAGAAAACTTGGTAATCCGGAGTGGACTTGGACATCGACGTTTCGTCAATATTTAACCG GATGGGCGATCGCCGCTCGCGAACGAGACTGGAAGTATCGACTATCGATATATTACGCGAAAACTCAAGATTCCGGTGTCTACACATGCTCGACACCCCGCGGACTATCAAACTCGATCCGCGTTATCGTCGTGG ATGTTCAGTGCCCGGTTCTGAGCCTTCCCGAACCGCCGCTGATCGGAAAGATCCAAGGAGCACGAATGGGTCACGGAGCAGTATTCGAATGTCCTGTTGGTTACAGACTGGAAGGTGCCGCTGGTATAACCTGCCAATACAATG TTTGCGCAGGTAAATGGTCCGGCGATATGCCACGATGCGAGACTATCGAATGTCCGCCTATGAACACGTTCACCGACACGTGGTTGCAACTTCTCGAGTACAATAATACCTTTGGCGGTAGAGCTGTGTTTGCTTGTATGTGGGGCCATAAATTATCGGGATTGCAGAGCATAGAATGCAAAGGGGATGGTTCGTGGAGCGGAGATATGCCCAGTTGCACGG AAATTACCTGCCCGGCACCCTCGATACCAAAGAGTGGACGGATCGTCGAGCAAACGCATCGCCATGGATCCTCGGGAAGGAAACAACAGCGTCGGAGCCGCGTGCACAAGGCCGGTGCCCTCGTAAGATTCGCTTGCTTGCCGGGGCACCAACTGTTGGGCGAGGCCTCTATAATATGCACCGAAAATGGAACGTGGTCTCACTCGTCGCCAGTTT GCAAAGTAAGATGCTCTTATCCTGGCGATCCACCTCACGGACGAATCGCACCACTCAAGTTCTGGTACAAACCTGGCGATAATATACAG GTAACCTGCTCGCCTGGATACGTGACACCTTTGGAGCCTGTACGGAAACCAACGTGCCGAGAAAATGGCATATGGAGTGCACCACCTCCCCCTTGCAGATCGTACAAAGACGTTTGA
- the Hig gene encoding locomotion-related protein hikaru genki isoform X4 encodes MFIETERRKNWKLFEHAYRRATLLTTRHFLLLLVLTTAGFCDAKQQQKQQADVDGFQRGCKLEGLHPLLIVTYKNIAISVDKITVSHGERVTIRCREIGKYKLIGDSLLHCRNASWVGKLPSCTPTTAISNYTEDVPPTIVFGLPAGSAAVEPSGALAVFPGSILHLECLFDRKLGNPEWTWTSTFRQYLTGWAIAARERDWKYRLSIYYAKTQDSGVYTCSTPRGLSNSIRVIVVDVQCPVLSLPEPPLIGKIQGARMGHGAVFECPVGYRLEGAAGITCQYNVCAGKWSGDMPRCETIECPPMNTFTDTWLQLLEYNNTFGGRAVFACMWGHKLSGLQSIECKGDGSWSGDMPSCTEITCPAPSIPKSGRIVEQTHRHGSSGRKQQRRSRVHKAGALVRFACLPGHQLLGEASIICTENGTWSHSSPVCKVRCSYPGDPPHGRIAPLKFWYKPGDNIQVTCSPGYVTPLEPVRKPTCRENGIWSAPPPPCRSYKDV; translated from the exons ATGTTCATCGAGACGGAAAGAAGAAAGAATTGGAAATTGTTTGAGCATGCATACCGTCGCGCGACGCTGTTAACAACGAGACATTTTCTTTTGTTACTCGTTCTAACTACGGCTGGATTTTGCGatgcaaaacaacaacaaaaacaaCAGGCAG ATGTTGACGGATTCCAACGAGGTTGCAAACTCGAAGGTCTGCACCCACTTTTGATCGTTACGTACAAAAATATCGCGATATCC GTAGATAAAATTACGGTATCGCATGGAGAACGGGTGACGATAAGATGCAGGGAAATCGGGAAATACAAGCTTATCGGCGATTCCTTGTTGCATTGccgtaacgcaagttgggttggAAAACTACCTTCCTGCACTCCGACAACGGCAATTTCAAATTATACCG AAGACGTACCGCCAACGATCGTGTTCGGATTACCGGCAGGTTCGGCTGCCGTTGAACCGTCGGGTGCCCTTGCAGTCTTTCCAGGAAGCATTCTTCATTTAGAGTGTCTTTTCGATAGAAAACTTGGTAATCCGGAGTGGACTTGGACATCGACGTTTCGTCAATATTTAACCG GATGGGCGATCGCCGCTCGCGAACGAGACTGGAAGTATCGACTATCGATATATTACGCGAAAACTCAAGATTCCGGTGTCTACACATGCTCGACACCCCGCGGACTATCAAACTCGATCCGCGTTATCGTCGTGG ATGTTCAGTGCCCGGTTCTGAGCCTTCCCGAACCGCCGCTGATCGGAAAGATCCAAGGAGCACGAATGGGTCACGGAGCAGTATTCGAATGTCCTGTTGGTTACAGACTGGAAGGTGCCGCTGGTATAACCTGCCAATACAATG TTTGCGCAGGTAAATGGTCCGGCGATATGCCACGATGCGAGACTATCGAATGTCCGCCTATGAACACGTTCACCGACACGTGGTTGCAACTTCTCGAGTACAATAATACCTTTGGCGGTAGAGCTGTGTTTGCTTGTATGTGGGGCCATAAATTATCGGGATTGCAGAGCATAGAATGCAAAGGGGATGGTTCGTGGAGCGGAGATATGCCCAGTTGCACGG AAATTACCTGCCCGGCACCCTCGATACCAAAGAGTGGACGGATCGTCGAGCAAACGCATCGCCATGGATCCTCGGGAAGGAAACAACAGCGTCGGAGCCGCGTGCACAAGGCCGGTGCCCTCGTAAGATTCGCTTGCTTGCCGGGGCACCAACTGTTGGGCGAGGCCTCTATAATATGCACCGAAAATGGAACGTGGTCTCACTCGTCGCCAGTTT GCAAAGTAAGATGCTCTTATCCTGGCGATCCACCTCACGGACGAATCGCACCACTCAAGTTCTGGTACAAACCTGGCGATAATATACAG GTAACCTGCTCGCCTGGATACGTGACACCTTTGGAGCCTGTACGGAAACCAACGTGCCGAGAAAATGGCATATGGAGTGCACCACCTCCCCCTTGCAGATCGTACAAAGACGTTTGA